Proteins encoded together in one Gigantopelta aegis isolate Gae_Host chromosome 8, Gae_host_genome, whole genome shotgun sequence window:
- the LOC121378230 gene encoding uncharacterized protein LOC121378230 isoform X2: MPGNKKRKVAVQATTGRAKRRIAQPARYRSTSEPQPREARIEIEGQRRTEKDDGAPRFREEQRDDGQSMREEERIEVDRRARGGETSIQFETGAGRHGTTVGQVPEADTRSRLDSRQDTSTGRHEVWIIGSSIVHWAGIQAQTRPGGGNLGLQQAGICVKWYGNRGMRWSQLDQFILGKLQHQTPPNSMILQLGSNDMVTVKNRVLIQEITCSVLRLRSLLPSVRIIWSNMLPRLYWHGAEHPKQVDKARKRVNGAVKALVLAEGGGGGGQ; this comes from the exons ATGCCAGgtaataagaaaagaaaagtggCTGTTCAAGCAACTACCGGGAGAGCGAAGAGGAGGATCGCCCAGCCGGCGCGATATCGATCGACTTCGGAGCCGCAGCCGCGTGAGGCACGGATCGAAATTGAGGGACAAAGGAGGACAGAAAAAGATGACGGCGCACCAAGGTTTCGGGAAGAACAACGAGATGACGGGCAAAGCATGAGAGAGGAAGAACGGATCGAGGTGGATCGAAGAGCCCGGGGCGGGGAAACTTCCATCCAGTTTGAAACTGGCGCCGGCCGACATGGGACAACGG TGGGACAAGTTCCGGAAGCTGACACCAGAAGCCGACTGGATTCCCGCCAAGATACCTCCACAG GTAGGCATGAAGTGTGGATTATAGGATCGTCAATTGTACATTGGGCGGGAATCCAGGCGCAAACCAGACCAGGTGGAGGTAACCTAGGGTTACAACAGGCGGGTATATGCGTAAAATGGTATGGGAATAGGGGAATGCGGTGGTCGCAGTTGGATCAGTTTATCTTGGGCAAGTTGCAACATCAAACCCCACCTAATTCCATGATCTTGCAACTGGGGTCCAATGATATGGTTACGGTAAAAAACAGGGTCCTTATCCAGGAGATTACTTGTTCAGTTTTGCGACTGAGGTCACTACTTCCCTCTGTAAGGATCATTTGGTCGAATATGTTGCCGCGCCTCTACTGGCATGGAGCGGAACATCCAAAGCAGGTGGACAAAGCTCGGAAAAGGGTAAACGGTGCAGTAAAAGCACTGGTCCTtgcagagggggggggggggggggggcagtga
- the LOC121378230 gene encoding uncharacterized protein LOC121378230 isoform X1 produces MPGNKKRKVAVQATTGRAKRRIAQPARYRSTSEPQPREARIEIEGQRRTEKDDGAPRFREEQRDDGQSMREEERIEVDRRARGGETSIQFETGAGRHGTTVGQVPEADTRSRLDSRQDTSTGLAALTAEANRLLKNSMASQTWNTYKTAEKRLEKFRLQFNLSPLWPVPLEHLIHFIAYLSLEQLSPSTVRTYISGLSNWHRLNGYGDPTKHFVISKLLEGFSRGNTRLDVRSPITLPVLEKIVAALSHVCSSQFETELFATAFKLAFFAFLRVGEITSATRGDISNRAVGVHDVSLIFRLGEHLPYRVKLLIRKSKNDQRGNGYLLYLERFKNENICPVLGVYKYLQSRNKTGSPQLLTHYNGVSVTRYQFNSILKRTLQFINSNGQCYKSHSFRIGAATEAAARGVPEETIKLWGRWRSGAYKRYIRFST; encoded by the exons ATGCCAGgtaataagaaaagaaaagtggCTGTTCAAGCAACTACCGGGAGAGCGAAGAGGAGGATCGCCCAGCCGGCGCGATATCGATCGACTTCGGAGCCGCAGCCGCGTGAGGCACGGATCGAAATTGAGGGACAAAGGAGGACAGAAAAAGATGACGGCGCACCAAGGTTTCGGGAAGAACAACGAGATGACGGGCAAAGCATGAGAGAGGAAGAACGGATCGAGGTGGATCGAAGAGCCCGGGGCGGGGAAACTTCCATCCAGTTTGAAACTGGCGCCGGCCGACATGGGACAACGG TGGGACAAGTTCCGGAAGCTGACACCAGAAGCCGACTGGATTCCCGCCAAGATACCTCCACAGGTTTGGCAGCTTTGACAGCAGAGGCAAATaggcttttaaaaaattctatGGCAAGTCAGACATGGAACACCTACAAAACTGCAGAGAAGCGGCTAGAAAAGTTTAGACTGCAATTTAATTTGTCTCCATTATGGCCAGTACCTTTAGAACACTTAATCCACTTTATTGCTTATCTGTCTCTGGAACAATTATCACCATCCACCGTTCGAACCTACATTAGCGGATTAAGTAACTGGCATAGATTAAATGGGTATGGGGACCCGACAAAGCACTTTGTAATTTCAAAGCTCCTGGAGGGATTTAGTAGGGGGAATACTAGACTGGATGTACGAAGCCCCATCACTTTGCCAGTCTTAGAGAAGATCGTGGCAGCATTATCACATGTTTGTTCGTCTCAGTTCGAGACTGAGCTCTTTGCAACAGCTTTTAAGTTGGCCTTTTTTGCATTCCTACGTGTGGGGGAAATAACATCTGCTACACGAGGTGACATTTCAAACAGGGCTGTTGGGGTACATGATGTTAGTTTAATTTTCAGACTGGGGGAACATCTGCCATATCGGGTAAAGCTTCTCATAAGAAAATCTAAGAATGACCAAAGGGGTAACGGCTATTTACTGTATCTGGAAAGATTCAAAAATGAGAACATCTGTCCAGTTCTGGGGGTATACAAATATTTGCAGTCAAGAAATAAGACCGGTTCTCCCCAGCTGCTGACCCATTACAATGGGGTATCTGTAACCAGATACCAGTTTAACTCCATTCTCAAACGGACATTACAGTTTATAAATAGCAACGGCCAATGTTACAAATCACATAGTTTTAGAATAGGAGCGGCAACGGAGGCGGCGGCAAGGGGTGTACCCGAGGAAACCATCAAGCTGTGGGGCCGTTGGCGTTCAGGGGCTTACAAAAGGTATATTCGGTTTTCCACATAA